The sequence CCATTTAGTTTTGAGGAGCTTGTAGAGCGCATTAAAATTCATTTTAGACATAAAAAAGGAGATCAGGAATTGACGCTTGGAACCATAAAAATCGATTTGGCAAAGCATATTGTGCTTAAAGACGAGGAAGAAGTGGCGCTTACGCAACGAGAGTTTGAATTGTTGACCTATTTGATTCAGAATAAAGGTAAAGTTTGTACCCGAAACCAGATTTTGAAAGATGTTTGGGAGATTAATTTTGAGTATGACACTGGTGTTATTGATGTTTTTATGAATGCCATCAGAAAAAAACTCAATTTGAAAATTGAAGAAGATTATATAAAAACAATTCGTGGTATTGGTTATATCGCTAATGATTTATAAATGGAGCAACTATCCTTTAAACACAGAATCGCTTTAAATTATATCATAACAACAGGATTGTTGATATTGGTGGTTTTTTCAGCAACTTATTTTACCGTAAAATTTACTGTTTATAAGCATATTGATGAAAATTTGATGATTGAAATTAACGATCATTTAAAAGAAGTCAGAGTCGAAAATAATAAAGTGATTTTTATGGATGCCCAAGAGTGGGAGGAGCGAGAGCACAATTCTGTTGATGTGAATCCTGTTTTTGTTCAGTTTTTAGATTTGAATAAAAAAATCATTGAAAAATCGCCGAATTTAAAAATCGAAAAATTAGTTTATCACGAAAGCAAAGACCATTATGAATTGTTTGATACCAAATTATTAGGCAATAAAATCAGGCAAATTCAGGTTCCGCTTTATGTAAAGTCAAAAAAAGTTGGCTATTTAATTATTGCAATGTCGCTTTCTGACTCGGCTAAAGTATTGAAGAATCTTTTTGATACCTTGCTGATTGCTTTTCCGATTATTTTGGTTGTGCTGTATTTAATTGCGAGGTTTTTTGCGGGCCGAAGCATAAGGCCAATAAATGCAATTATAAATACGTCTAAAGTAATTACAAAAGATAATCTGAAAACGAGAATTCCGTTGCCGAAAACGCGCGACGAATTGTTCACACTTTCAAAAACAATAAACAATTTATTGAACCGAATTGAAGATGCAATTGAGCGAGAAAAACAATTTACTTCAGATGCTTCACATGAGTTAAGAACACCTTTAACTGTTATTAAAGGAACTCTTGAAGTATTGATTCGTAAACCTCGTGATAATAAGGAGTATGAAGAAAAAATTAACTATTGCATAAATGAAGTCGATCACTTAAATGCACTTGTCGATCAGTTGCTTTTAATGGCGCGTTTTGAGAATCAAAAACAGAATATTAAAACAGAATCGGTTTATTTGAATTCAATGATTTTAGATGTTTTGACGTTGAATTCTGAGAAGATAAATGCGAAGAATCTTAATGTAAAATTCGATGCGATTACCGACTGCTATATCCAGTCGGATACTTTTTTAATGATTACGATTTTAAGAAATATCATTTCAAACGCAATTAAATATACAAATAACGGAGGAAGCATTTTGATTTTGCTTCTGAAACAAAATGGCAAAATAATCTGTAAAATAAAAGATAACGGAATCGGAATTGCAAAAGGTGATTTGGAATCTATTGTGAATCCGTTTTTTAGGTCAAATTCAACTGATCATCCTGAAATTAAAGGAACTGGACTGGGTTTGTCTATTGTTAAAAGAACTACTGAATTGCTTGATATCAAGTTTAAAATAGAAAGCGAATTAGAAGAAGGAACAACTGTGACTTTGACTTTTAACGAGGGCTAAGAAAACGTTATCGTAAATTGAAAATCCACAGTAAAAACGGTACTTCAATTTTTATTTAACAATAAACTATCGTTAAGTTATATTAAAAATTGTTTTTTTATGAAATTAACTAGTATATTTGCAACCGAATCAAAGAATTATAAAACAAACCAAACAATGATTTCAAATCAATTACATCATCATCATTTTCATTATTGCTCTCAGGCGATGTGTTAATGGTATGTGTGTAAATCATCATATTTTAAAACCCGTTTGAGTACATCAAACGGGTTTTTTTATACCAATTCTTTGTACTCAAACTATTAATCAAACAACAACTAAAAAAAAATGAGTACTTTAAAAATTGCAATTCAAAAATCTGGTCGTTTAAACGAAGACAGCATTCAAATCCTTAAAGATTGCGGTATTTCAATCAACAACGGGATTGATCAGTTAAAAGCAGAAGCTTCAAACTTTCCTCTTGAAGTTTTATATCTTAGAAATTCAGACATTCCTCAATATTTAATTGATGGAGTAGTAGATTTGGCCATTGTTGGCGACAATCTTTTGGTAGAAAAAGGAAAAGGAATCGAAGTGGTTCAAAAATTAGGATTCTCAAAATGCAAAGTTTCTGTAGCAGTTCCTAAAACATTTGACTACAATTCTGTGCAAGATTTAGCAGGTTTGCGAATTGCAACCTCTTATCCAAACACTGTAAATGAATATTTTAGTAAATTTGGTTTAAAAGTCGATATTCACCAAATCTCTGGTTCTGTTGAAATTGCACCAAACATTGGGCTTGCAGATGCTATTGTTGATATTGTTTCAAGCGGAAGTACATTATTTAAAAACAACTTAAAAGAAGTTGAAGTAATCTTAAAAAGCGAAGCAGTTTTAGCAGTTTCTCCAAAAGTTTCTCCAGAAATCCAAAAACACATCGATACTTTAAAGTTCAGAATTCAGGCCGTTTTGCGTGCCAGAAATTCAAAATATATTCTGATGAACGTTCCAAATGATAAAATTGATGCTGTAGGGAAGATTCTTCCTGTTTTAAGGAGTTTAACAGTTCTTCCATTGGCACAAGAAGGCTGGAGTAGTGTTCACTCCGTAATTGACAAAGATACTTTCTGGGATGTAATTGATCAGTTAAAAGAAGTTGGAGCCGAAGGAATTTTGGTTTGTCCAATCGAGAAAATGGTTCTTTAAAAAAAAGAAAATCTGAAGTGGAAATTCCAAATCCGAAGTTGTAGATGCAGCTTTGAAAACTTAGTGTTTTTCAAGACAAAGAGAATAATAAAACCTTGCGCCCTTTGCGATAAAAAAAAATAAAGGCATGAATAAAATAGACAATCCAAAACCAGAAATCTGGTCAGAAATATTAAAAAGACCAACTCAAACTATTGATGATATTGAGGTTACGGTAAAAGAAATTTTCAGAGAAGTACAGAAAAAAGGAGATGAAGCTGTAGCTAAATATACTTCAATTTTCGATGGTATTTCACAAGACAATTATGAAGTTTCTTTAGAAGAAATAAATGAAGCAATCGAATTGATTCCGAATGAATTGAAAGAAGCAATTCAATTGGCAAAAGACAATATTTACAAATTTCACAGAGCGCAGAAAACCGACAGAATTGAAGTTGAAACTGTTGAAGGAGTAAATTGCTGGCAGGAAAAAAGACCAATTCAGAAAATTGGTTTATATATTCCAGGTGGAACTGCACCTTTGTTTTCTACAGTTTTAATGTTGGCAGTTCCAGCAGAAATCGCAGGTTGTAAAGAAATCGTGTTGTGTTCGCCACCAGATAAAAAAGGAAAAATTAATCCGGCAATTTTGTATGCTGCAAATTTATGTGGCGTAACTAAAATTTTAAAAGTTGGTGGTATCCAGGCTATTGCAGGAATGACTTTTGGAACACAATCCATTCCGAAAGTATATAAAATCTTCGGACCTGGAAATCAATTTGTGACTGTAGCCAAACAATTAGCAACGCAATTTGGTGTGGCGATTGATATGCCGGCCGGACCATCAGAATTATTAATTGTGGCGGATGATACAGCAGTTCCGGCTTTCGTGGCTTCAGATTTATTGTCTCAAGCAGAACACGGAACAGACAGTCAAGTGATTTTGGTTTCGACTTCGAGAAAATTAATCAATGAAGTTGAGGATGAAATTCAGTCGCAATTAGAGGTTCTTCCGAGAAAAACCATTGCAGAAAAAGCAATTGAAAATTCGAAATTGATTTACGTTGAAAACGATCAAATTGCTTTAGATTTAATCAACGAATATGGGCCTGAGCACTTTATAATCTGTTCAGAATATGATGATTTTTATTGTAACGGGATCGTAAACGCAGGTTCAGTTTTCATTGGGAATTATACTCCGGAAAGTGCCGGAGATTATGCTTCAGGAACAAATCATACACTTCCAACAAATGGTTACGCGAAGAATTACAGCGGTGTAAACTTGGATAGTTTTATGAAATCGATGACGTTTCAAAAAATATCTAAAACCGGAATTCAAAACATCGGAAAAGCGATTGAAGCTATGGCTGAAGCCGAAGGTTTGCAAGCGCATAAAAACGCGGTGACGTTGAGATTGAAGAGTTTAAAATAAAAGACAAAGGGAGAAGAAAGAGCAAAGAAGTAAGATTTTAAAAAAAAAATCTTTCATCTTGGTTCTTGCTTCTAAAAAAATAAAGCAATGAGTACTTTCGATATAAATACAATTACACGTGAAAACGTAAAATCCTTAAAACCTTATTCTTCCGCGAGAGACGAGTTTGAAGATTTTGATACTGCCGAAATGATTTTTTTAGATGCCAATGAAAATCCGTTTCAAAATGGCGTAAACCGTTATCCGGATCCACAGCAGAATTCGGTTAAAGCGATTTTGGCTAAAAATAATTTAATAAAACAAAATCAGATTTTGTTAGGAAACGGAAGCGATGAAGTTTTAGACTTGCTTTTCAGAGCTTTCTGTGAGCCAAATAAAGACAATATTATTTCGTTGCCACCAACATACGGGATGTATGGTGTTTTGGCGAATATCAATGCAGTTGAAAATAGAGAAATTCTTTTAACTACTGATTTTCAGCCACAAGTAGAAAAAATTATAGAAGCGGTTGATGAAAATACCAAAATCATTTTTTTATGCTCGCCAAATAATCCAACAGGAAATTCTTTTTCAGATGAAAGCGTGGTGAAATTGCTTCAAAATTTCAAAGGTTTGGTGGTGATAGATGAAGCGTATATAGATTTTTCAGAGAAAGAAAGCTGGCTGGCAGAAATCGATGCTTATCCGAATTTAGTAATTACGCAAACACTTTCTAAAGCCTATGGTTTAGCAGGAATTCGCTTAGGGATTTGCTATGCTTCTGAAGCGGTAATTTCAATTTTGAATAAAATAAAGCCACCTTATAATGTAAACGAATTAACACAGCAAAGAGCAATTGAACGCTTAAAAGATTCTGATAAAATAAAACAAGAAATAGCTTCAATTATCGAACAAAGAGAAGAGTTACTTAAAGTTTTGCTTGAAGTGAGTTTTGTAGAAAAAGTATATCCAACTGAGGCCAATTTTATCTTGGCAAAAGTAGATGACGCGAATAAAAGATACGATCAATTAATCGAAAAAGGAATAGTAATTAGAAACAGAACAACACAGCCTTTATGTGAAAATTGTCTTCGTTTTACAATAGGAACAAAAGAAGAAAACGCTGTTGTAATTAGAGAATTGAAATTATTAAACTAGAAATTATTAGCTACAGATTAGAAAGATTAAAATGATTTCTTTCTGTTCGTGATTTTTAGCCACGAATTAAATTAGAGAAATTCGTGAATTCGTGGCTAAAAAAATCATATTAATCTGTGAAATCTGTGGCAGAAAAAATAAATTATGAAAAAAGTACTTTTTATCGATCGTGACGGAACGATTGTTTTAGAACCTGAAAATTATCAATTAGACAGCTTAGATAAATTAGAATTTTATCCGAAAGCCTTTCAATATTTGGCTAAAATCGCTACTGAATTAGATTACGAATTGGCAATGGTAACCAATCAGGACGGATTAGGGACAGACAGTTTTCCAGAAAATACATTTTGGCCAACACAAAATTTTATCCTGAAAGCATTTGAAAACGAAGGAGTTGTTTTTGATGAAATTTTTGTAGACAGAACTTTCCCTGAAGAAAATGCGCCTACACGCAAACCAAGAACTGGAATGTTGACTAAATATTTAAACAATCCAGAATATGATTTAGAAAATTCTTTTGTTTTAGGCGATCGTTTAACTGATGTAGAATTGGCTAAAAACCTTGGTGCAAAAGCCATTTTTATGAATGATACGGATGGTGCGGGAAGTAACGAAATTTCGGCAAAACGTGAAGAATTGAATGAAACAATCGTTCTGCAAACAATGGATTGGAAGAAAATCTATGAGTTTTTGAAATTAGAAGCGCGTTCAGCTTCAATTACAAGAAAAACAAACGAAACTGATATTTACATCAATCTAAATCTTGACGGAACAGGAAAAAGCAAAATTGATACTGGAATTGCATTTTTCGACCATATGTTAGACCAAATCTCACGTCACGGTCAAATGGACTTAGAAATCACTGTAAAAGGCGATTTAGAAGTCGATGAGCATCATACCATCGAAGATACAGCAATTGCTCTAGGAGAAGTTTTCGCGAAAGCGTTGGGGAACAAATTAGGAATCGAACGTTACGGATTCTGTCTTCCAATGGATGATTGTTTAGCACAAGCAGCAATTGATTTCGGAGGAAGAAATTGGTTGATTTGGGAAACAGAATTCAAACGTGAAATGGTCGGAAAAATGCCGACTGAAATGTTTTATCATTTCTTCAAATCTTTCACAGACGGGGCAAAAGCCAATTTAAACATCAAAGCAGAAGGAATCAATGAGCATCATAAAATCGAAGCCATTTTTAAAGCTTTCGCAAAAGCGATAAAAGTAGCCGTAAAAAGAGATACCGAAAAAATGATTTTGCCTTCAACGAAGGGAATGCTTTAAATTAGTCAAAAGTGGAAAGTCATAAAGTCAAAAGATTCCAAAATTGTAGGTATTAAAAATAGACTTTAAGACTTTCGACTTTCGACTTTAAGACTAAACAAAATGAAAATAGTAATTATAAATTACGGAGCAGGAAATATTCAAAGCATTATGTTTGCTATTGAAAGATTGGGTTTTAAAGCTGTTCTGAGTAATAATCGGGAGGAAATTAAATCGGCAGATAAAGTGATTTTTCCTGGCGTTGGCGAGGCGAGTTCTGCTATGACAAAACTTCGAGAAAGTGGTTTAAATAGTTTGATTCCTGAATTGAAACAACCTGTTTTAGGGATTTGCCTGGGAATGCAATTAATGTGCAATCAAACGGAAGAAGGAAATACAAAAGGTTTAGGAATTTTTGATGTTGACGTTTTGAAATTTTCAAACAACGTAAAAGTGCCTCAAATGGGCTGGAATCAGATTTATGATTTAAAAACCGATTTGTTTAAAGGAATTTCTGAAAATGAATTTATGTATTTGGTTCACAGTTTTTATGCACCAAATTGCGCAGAAGCCATCGCAAAAACAAATTACGATGTTGAATATGCGTCGGCTTTACAAAAAGATAATTTTTACGGAACACAATTTCACCCAGAAAAAAGCGGTGACGTTGGAGAGAAAATCCTTGGAAATTTTCTAAAAATGTAGAATTTTAAAATTTCAATATCAAAAATCAATTTCAATTTTTAGAGACTCTAAAATTTTGACTTTAAGACTTTAGACTTTCAAACTTTAAGACTAAAAAAATGAGAATAATACCAGCCATAGATATCATTGAAGGAAAATGCGTTCGTTTGTCCAAAGGTGATTATGATACTAAGATAATTTACAATGAAAATCCGCTTGAAGTGGCAAAATCATTTGAAGCACACGGAATTGAATATTTACATTTAGTAGATCTTGACGGAGCAAAATCAAGCAAAATTGTCAATTATAAAATATTAGAGCAAATCGCAACTCAAACCGGTTTAAAAATTGATTTTGGCGGCGGATTAAAATCAGATGATGATTTAAGAATTGCTTTTGAAAGCGGAGCAAATCAAATAACTGGCGGAAGTATTGCCGTAAAAAACAGAGCAATTTTCGAAAAATGGATTTCAGAATACGGTTCAGAAAAAATTATTTTAGGCGCTGATGCAAAAGATGAAAAAATAGCAGTTTCTGGCTGGCTAGAAGAATCAAATGAAGATTTGGTGCCGTTTATTCAGGATTATCAATCAAAAGGAATTCAGTATGTTATTTGTACCGATATTGCAAAAGACGGAATGCTTCAAGGACCAAGTTTTGATTTGTACAGTAAAATTTTGGCTGAAGCTGGCGGCATAAAGTTAATCGCTTCTGGAGGAATTTCAACTTTCGACGAATTGCCAAAATTAGCCGAATTAGGCTGTGAAGGAACAATTATCGGAAAAGCGATTTACGAAGGAAGAATTTCCTTGAAACAACTAGAGGATTTTATAATTAGAAAATAGAACAATTGAAATAATGTGTCAATTAGAAAATTAGTCAATTATTTAGCGTATGGTTAAAATTATCTAATTTTCTAATTTTCAAATTATCTAATTGTACAAATTGATACATTAAAAACATGTTAGCAAAAAGAATCATACCTTGCTTAGATATAAAAAACGGAAGAACCGTAAAAGGCGTTAATTTCGTTGACTTGCGTGATGCCGGAGATCCTGTAGAATTAGCTGCAATTTATTCGGCTGAAGGCGCAGACGAATTGGTTTTTCTGGATATTTCGGCAACAGAAGAACGACGCAAAACACTTGTAAATATGGTGCGAAGCGTGGCAGAAAAAATCAATATTCCGTTTACAGTTGGTGGCGGAATTTCATCTGTAGAAGATGTTGATATTCTGCTGAATAACGGAGCAGATAAAGTTTCGATCAATTCATCGGCAGTAAAAAATCCGCAATTGATTAATGACTTGGCACAGAAATTTGGAAGCCAATGCGTTGTCGTTGCTATAGATGCCAAACAAATTGATGGTCAATGGATTGTGCATTTAGTTGGCGGTAAAGTGCCAACAGAATTAAATTTATTCGATTGGGCGGTAGAAGTTGCAGAACGTGGTGCAGGAGAAATTTTATTCACTTCGATGGATAACGACGGAACTAAAAACGGTTTTGCAAACGAAGCTTTGGCTAAACTTTCAGAATTAGTAAATATTCCAATTATAGCTTCTGGAGGAGCTGGAAACATACAGCATTTTGTAGATTCATTTAAAGAAGGAAAAGCAGACGCAGCTTTAGCAGCAAGTGTTTTTCACTTTAAAGAAATCGAAATCAAAGCGTTGAAACAAGAGTTAAGAAATAATAATATAGAAGTTCGATTATAGTTTTAACTTTAAGACTTTGGACTTTACAACTTTAGACTAAAATTATGGAAATCGATATCAAAAGCGCACACGGATTAATTCCGGCAATTATTCAGGACTCAGAAACAAAAAATGTTTTGATGTTGGGGTATATGAACGAAGAATCGCTTCAAAAAACAATAGAAACACAAAAAGTAACTTTTTTCAGTCGTTCGAAGCAAAGACTTTGGACAAAAGGTGAGGAGAGTGGCAATTTTTTGAATTTGGTAAGCATTAAAAATGATTGTGACGGAGATACGCTTTTAATTCAGGCAAAACCAGTTGGCCCAACATGTCACACAGGCGCAGATACGTGCTGGCAAGAACCAAATGATGCCAATTACGGTTTTATTTCTCAGTTGGAGAATACAATAAAAACCCGAAGAGAAAATGCTGATTCTGAGAAAAGTTATGTAGCTTCTTTGTTTGAAAAAGGAATCAATAAAATTGCTCAAAAAGTAGGAGAAGAGGCTGTTGAAGTTGTTATTGAAGCAAAAGACAATAATGATGATTTATTTCTAAGCGAAAGCGCCGATTTGCTTTTTCATTATCTAATTTTATTGCAAGCAAAAGGTTATCAATTGAATGACGTTGTTGAAGTATTGAAAAAACGTCAGAAGTAGTGAATTTGCGAAAAAATATTTACTAAATTATGTTAAAATAGAAATTATTTTTTGATATTTACGTAAATATTTAATTTATGGATATCGAAACTTTCAGAAAACGTTTTGTAGATCATTCAGATGA comes from Flavobacterium sp. KACC 22761 and encodes:
- the hisD gene encoding histidinol dehydrogenase, producing the protein MNKIDNPKPEIWSEILKRPTQTIDDIEVTVKEIFREVQKKGDEAVAKYTSIFDGISQDNYEVSLEEINEAIELIPNELKEAIQLAKDNIYKFHRAQKTDRIEVETVEGVNCWQEKRPIQKIGLYIPGGTAPLFSTVLMLAVPAEIAGCKEIVLCSPPDKKGKINPAILYAANLCGVTKILKVGGIQAIAGMTFGTQSIPKVYKIFGPGNQFVTVAKQLATQFGVAIDMPAGPSELLIVADDTAVPAFVASDLLSQAEHGTDSQVILVSTSRKLINEVEDEIQSQLEVLPRKTIAEKAIENSKLIYVENDQIALDLINEYGPEHFIICSEYDDFYCNGIVNAGSVFIGNYTPESAGDYASGTNHTLPTNGYAKNYSGVNLDSFMKSMTFQKISKTGIQNIGKAIEAMAEAEGLQAHKNAVTLRLKSLK
- a CDS encoding HAMP domain-containing sensor histidine kinase — protein: MEQLSFKHRIALNYIITTGLLILVVFSATYFTVKFTVYKHIDENLMIEINDHLKEVRVENNKVIFMDAQEWEEREHNSVDVNPVFVQFLDLNKKIIEKSPNLKIEKLVYHESKDHYELFDTKLLGNKIRQIQVPLYVKSKKVGYLIIAMSLSDSAKVLKNLFDTLLIAFPIILVVLYLIARFFAGRSIRPINAIINTSKVITKDNLKTRIPLPKTRDELFTLSKTINNLLNRIEDAIEREKQFTSDASHELRTPLTVIKGTLEVLIRKPRDNKEYEEKINYCINEVDHLNALVDQLLLMARFENQKQNIKTESVYLNSMILDVLTLNSEKINAKNLNVKFDAITDCYIQSDTFLMITILRNIISNAIKYTNNGGSILILLLKQNGKIICKIKDNGIGIAKGDLESIVNPFFRSNSTDHPEIKGTGLGLSIVKRTTELLDIKFKIESELEEGTTVTLTFNEG
- the hisA gene encoding 1-(5-phosphoribosyl)-5-[(5-phosphoribosylamino)methylideneamino]imidazole-4-carboxamide isomerase, with product MRIIPAIDIIEGKCVRLSKGDYDTKIIYNENPLEVAKSFEAHGIEYLHLVDLDGAKSSKIVNYKILEQIATQTGLKIDFGGGLKSDDDLRIAFESGANQITGGSIAVKNRAIFEKWISEYGSEKIILGADAKDEKIAVSGWLEESNEDLVPFIQDYQSKGIQYVICTDIAKDGMLQGPSFDLYSKILAEAGGIKLIASGGISTFDELPKLAELGCEGTIIGKAIYEGRISLKQLEDFIIRK
- the hisB gene encoding bifunctional histidinol-phosphatase/imidazoleglycerol-phosphate dehydratase HisB — encoded protein: MKKVLFIDRDGTIVLEPENYQLDSLDKLEFYPKAFQYLAKIATELDYELAMVTNQDGLGTDSFPENTFWPTQNFILKAFENEGVVFDEIFVDRTFPEENAPTRKPRTGMLTKYLNNPEYDLENSFVLGDRLTDVELAKNLGAKAIFMNDTDGAGSNEISAKREELNETIVLQTMDWKKIYEFLKLEARSASITRKTNETDIYINLNLDGTGKSKIDTGIAFFDHMLDQISRHGQMDLEITVKGDLEVDEHHTIEDTAIALGEVFAKALGNKLGIERYGFCLPMDDCLAQAAIDFGGRNWLIWETEFKREMVGKMPTEMFYHFFKSFTDGAKANLNIKAEGINEHHKIEAIFKAFAKAIKVAVKRDTEKMILPSTKGML
- the hisF gene encoding imidazole glycerol phosphate synthase subunit HisF codes for the protein MLAKRIIPCLDIKNGRTVKGVNFVDLRDAGDPVELAAIYSAEGADELVFLDISATEERRKTLVNMVRSVAEKINIPFTVGGGISSVEDVDILLNNGADKVSINSSAVKNPQLINDLAQKFGSQCVVVAIDAKQIDGQWIVHLVGGKVPTELNLFDWAVEVAERGAGEILFTSMDNDGTKNGFANEALAKLSELVNIPIIASGGAGNIQHFVDSFKEGKADAALAASVFHFKEIEIKALKQELRNNNIEVRL
- the hisC gene encoding histidinol-phosphate transaminase, with translation MSTFDINTITRENVKSLKPYSSARDEFEDFDTAEMIFLDANENPFQNGVNRYPDPQQNSVKAILAKNNLIKQNQILLGNGSDEVLDLLFRAFCEPNKDNIISLPPTYGMYGVLANINAVENREILLTTDFQPQVEKIIEAVDENTKIIFLCSPNNPTGNSFSDESVVKLLQNFKGLVVIDEAYIDFSEKESWLAEIDAYPNLVITQTLSKAYGLAGIRLGICYASEAVISILNKIKPPYNVNELTQQRAIERLKDSDKIKQEIASIIEQREELLKVLLEVSFVEKVYPTEANFILAKVDDANKRYDQLIEKGIVIRNRTTQPLCENCLRFTIGTKEENAVVIRELKLLN
- the hisIE gene encoding bifunctional phosphoribosyl-AMP cyclohydrolase/phosphoribosyl-ATP diphosphatase HisIE, with translation MEIDIKSAHGLIPAIIQDSETKNVLMLGYMNEESLQKTIETQKVTFFSRSKQRLWTKGEESGNFLNLVSIKNDCDGDTLLIQAKPVGPTCHTGADTCWQEPNDANYGFISQLENTIKTRRENADSEKSYVASLFEKGINKIAQKVGEEAVEVVIEAKDNNDDLFLSESADLLFHYLILLQAKGYQLNDVVEVLKKRQK
- the hisG gene encoding ATP phosphoribosyltransferase, which codes for MSTLKIAIQKSGRLNEDSIQILKDCGISINNGIDQLKAEASNFPLEVLYLRNSDIPQYLIDGVVDLAIVGDNLLVEKGKGIEVVQKLGFSKCKVSVAVPKTFDYNSVQDLAGLRIATSYPNTVNEYFSKFGLKVDIHQISGSVEIAPNIGLADAIVDIVSSGSTLFKNNLKEVEVILKSEAVLAVSPKVSPEIQKHIDTLKFRIQAVLRARNSKYILMNVPNDKIDAVGKILPVLRSLTVLPLAQEGWSSVHSVIDKDTFWDVIDQLKEVGAEGILVCPIEKMVL
- a CDS encoding response regulator transcription factor; amino-acid sequence: MHILIVEDELGIVQFLQQGLQEEGYLVTTANDGSKGFELVQEHQYDLILLDWMLPKINGLDLCKAIRIKDQHTPIIFLTAKDTVQETIAGLKAGANDYIKKPFSFEELVERIKIHFRHKKGDQELTLGTIKIDLAKHIVLKDEEEVALTQREFELLTYLIQNKGKVCTRNQILKDVWEINFEYDTGVIDVFMNAIRKKLNLKIEEDYIKTIRGIGYIANDL
- the hisH gene encoding imidazole glycerol phosphate synthase subunit HisH, with product MKIVIINYGAGNIQSIMFAIERLGFKAVLSNNREEIKSADKVIFPGVGEASSAMTKLRESGLNSLIPELKQPVLGICLGMQLMCNQTEEGNTKGLGIFDVDVLKFSNNVKVPQMGWNQIYDLKTDLFKGISENEFMYLVHSFYAPNCAEAIAKTNYDVEYASALQKDNFYGTQFHPEKSGDVGEKILGNFLKM